The Paenibacillus tianjinensis genome has a window encoding:
- a CDS encoding Imm30 family immunity protein: MMNMYPGVAQLYNNRLLRTELECELFEQALEGLAGDTEDAVIQQIFKVFDDETEHEEMMFSLVHFVESCHMEMYLTQLLESLPEMLEPARGWAIVLNERILSDGMFRKEYAAIAKGMPPRVKRALAFLLEEIRENNPRGYERKVNYMLGKIK, encoded by the coding sequence TCCGGGCGTCGCCCAGCTGTATAATAACCGCCTGCTGCGGACGGAGCTGGAGTGCGAACTGTTTGAACAGGCGCTCGAAGGGCTGGCAGGTGATACCGAGGATGCTGTGATCCAGCAGATTTTCAAGGTTTTCGATGATGAGACGGAGCACGAGGAAATGATGTTCAGCCTCGTTCATTTCGTGGAGAGCTGCCACATGGAGATGTACCTGACCCAGCTGCTGGAATCGCTGCCGGAGATGCTCGAGCCTGCCCGGGGCTGGGCCATCGTGCTGAACGAGCGGATCCTGAGCGACGGGATGTTCCGGAAGGAATATGCTGCTATAGCCAAAGGCATGCCTCCACGGGTGAAGCGGGCACTGGCTTTTCTGCTCGAAGAGATCCGGGAGAACAACCCCCGCGGGTACGAGCGCAAAGTGAATTATATGCTTGGGAAGATAAAGTGA